A genomic region of Candidatus Rokuibacteriota bacterium contains the following coding sequences:
- a CDS encoding HAD hydrolase-like protein, which yields MLFDLDGVLVDSAACVEHHWRRWAAKNHLDLDEIMRIAHGRPTVDTIRLVAPHLPAEEEGARLDANEAFDTDGVTAVEGAAPLVHSLPPDAWAIATSGTRNTAMTRLRHTSLPMPLVLITADDVKRGKPNPEAYLLGACRRISLRSD from the coding sequence GTGCTGTTTGATCTCGACGGAGTCCTGGTGGACTCGGCCGCGTGCGTGGAGCACCATTGGCGACGGTGGGCAGCGAAAAATCATCTGGATCTGGACGAGATCATGCGCATCGCGCATGGAAGGCCAACGGTGGACACTATTCGCCTCGTTGCGCCGCATCTGCCTGCCGAGGAGGAAGGCGCTCGCCTGGACGCCAACGAGGCGTTCGATACTGATGGTGTGACGGCGGTCGAAGGCGCCGCTCCGCTCGTGCACTCGCTCCCACCGGATGCGTGGGCGATCGCGACTTCGGGAACGAGAAATACCGCCATGACTCGGTTGAGGCACACAAGCTTACCAATGCCCTTGGTCCTCATCACGGCGGATGATGTCAAGCGCGGCAAACCCAACCCAGAGGCCTACTTGCTAGGAGCTTGTCGGAGAATTTCTCTCCGCTCGGACTGA
- a CDS encoding alpha/beta hydrolase, whose translation MRVLVNGVRLFFDVEGSSLVPDGPAMREKPTIVLLHGGPGFDHSIYKPSLSSLADIAQVVFVDQRGNGRSDPGPQESWTLAQWGDDVRAFCEVLGIVRPIVLGMSFGGTVALAYATRHPAHPAKLILGNTEAAGGTYRERRVALFERFGGPEVGALARRRFLDGHTDGATLEAWVRLAFPVYSRTPRDPDVIRRAVRHPEVTRWFTRPGGEGHTFNFFQALPQVQCPALVLGGEEDPMTPIECQADIAAALPAHLVRFERFPGCGHTVLVDALERAMAAIRDFIVH comes from the coding sequence ATGCGGGTGCTCGTCAATGGTGTGCGGCTCTTCTTTGATGTTGAGGGCTCCAGCCTGGTGCCCGACGGCCCCGCCATGCGGGAGAAGCCGACGATCGTTCTCCTCCACGGTGGTCCCGGATTTGACCACTCGATCTATAAACCGTCGCTCTCGTCCCTAGCCGATATCGCCCAGGTCGTGTTCGTGGACCAGCGCGGGAACGGCCGGAGCGATCCTGGCCCCCAGGAGAGTTGGACCTTGGCCCAGTGGGGCGACGACGTGCGCGCCTTCTGCGAGGTGCTCGGAATCGTGCGTCCGATCGTCCTGGGCATGTCGTTTGGTGGGACGGTTGCCCTGGCGTATGCCACCCGCCATCCGGCTCACCCCGCCAAGCTGATTCTCGGGAACACCGAGGCCGCCGGCGGGACGTATCGAGAGCGTCGAGTTGCGCTGTTCGAGCGCTTCGGCGGACCGGAGGTCGGCGCCCTGGCCCGCCGGCGGTTCCTCGACGGGCACACTGACGGAGCCACGCTCGAGGCCTGGGTCCGCTTGGCCTTCCCTGTCTACAGTCGGACACCACGCGATCCGGACGTGATCCGACGTGCCGTCCGGCATCCCGAGGTCACGCGTTGGTTCACACGGCCCGGTGGCGAAGGTCACACGTTCAACTTCTTCCAGGCCCTTCCGCAGGTGCAATGTCCGGCCCTCGTGTTAGGCGGGGAGGAAGACCCGATGACGCCGATCGAGTGTCAGGCGGATATCGCCGCGGCTCTGCCGGCGCATTTGGTTCGTTTCGAGCGCTTTCCGGGGTGTGGGCACACAGTACTCGTTGATGCACTCGAGCGCGCCATGGCAGCGATACGGGACTTCATCGTTCACTGA
- a CDS encoding IS1182 family transposase — MFEQTPLISGEAPAVRPATPPRGGSPSKVFRPWSPEQTALLPASKRDYLGDDHLAVFLLDVLPTLTLQPILDAYPEDRGQPPYDPRMMTALLLYAYSQGLTSSRQIERRCREDLAFMYLTADACPDHDTICTFRRTHLTAFTTLFLETLRIAQEAGVLKLGRLALDGTKIRANASKHKAMSYARMPERQAVLQAEIQRLLEEAESLDRAEDAQYGRGRRGDELPVALQDPATRPQRLREAKARVEAARKRELAAEKQGHVAQIEAAQQALEAEARAHARAEGKATPEAARPAPKAQRNFTDPESRIMKTADGFQQCYNAQVAVTVGSQLIVAGDVVQAPNDKQQLQPMVDQVIANIGVPTGMIADSGYFSEANVQGVEGRAAEPIEAYIAVARDRHGAPPSGPPRGRIPTGLSVADRMRRRLRTTRGRAIYAQRKITVEPVIGQIKGRGFRRFSLRGVEGVKGEFQLVCAVHNLVKLWRTGADAMRRWRRGPQFAYA; from the coding sequence ATGTTCGAGCAGACCCCGCTGATCAGCGGGGAGGCACCGGCCGTGCGGCCCGCCACGCCGCCGCGCGGCGGCAGCCCCTCGAAGGTGTTTCGGCCCTGGAGTCCGGAGCAGACGGCCTTGTTGCCGGCCTCCAAGCGGGACTACCTGGGGGACGACCATCTCGCCGTGTTTCTGCTCGATGTGCTGCCGACCCTGACCCTGCAGCCGATCCTCGATGCCTATCCCGAAGATCGGGGGCAGCCCCCGTACGATCCGCGGATGATGACGGCGCTGCTCCTCTACGCCTACAGCCAGGGGCTGACCAGTTCGCGGCAGATCGAGCGGCGGTGCCGGGAGGATCTGGCCTTCATGTACCTCACGGCCGATGCCTGCCCCGACCACGACACGATCTGCACGTTTCGCCGGACGCATCTGACGGCGTTCACGACGCTGTTTCTGGAGACCCTGCGGATCGCCCAGGAAGCCGGGGTGTTGAAGCTGGGGCGCCTGGCGCTCGACGGGACGAAGATCCGGGCCAACGCCTCCAAGCACAAGGCGATGAGCTATGCGCGGATGCCGGAGCGCCAGGCGGTGCTGCAGGCCGAGATCCAGCGGTTGCTGGAGGAGGCGGAGTCGCTCGACCGGGCCGAGGACGCGCAGTACGGGCGTGGGCGGCGGGGGGACGAGTTGCCGGTGGCGCTGCAGGATCCCGCGACGCGGCCGCAGCGGTTGCGCGAGGCCAAAGCCCGGGTCGAGGCCGCGCGCAAGCGGGAGCTGGCGGCGGAGAAGCAGGGCCACGTGGCGCAGATCGAGGCGGCCCAGCAGGCGCTGGAAGCTGAGGCCCGCGCGCACGCCCGTGCGGAAGGGAAGGCGACCCCCGAGGCCGCGCGGCCGGCGCCGAAGGCTCAGCGCAACTTCACGGACCCCGAGTCGCGGATCATGAAGACCGCCGACGGGTTCCAGCAGTGCTACAACGCCCAGGTCGCGGTCACGGTGGGGAGTCAGTTGATCGTGGCCGGGGACGTGGTGCAAGCGCCCAACGACAAGCAACAGCTGCAGCCCATGGTCGACCAGGTGATCGCGAATATCGGCGTGCCGACCGGGATGATCGCGGATAGCGGGTACTTCTCCGAAGCCAACGTGCAGGGCGTGGAAGGGCGAGCCGCCGAGCCGATCGAGGCGTACATCGCCGTGGCGCGGGATCGCCACGGGGCGCCGCCCAGTGGGCCGCCGCGCGGGCGGATTCCGACGGGGCTGAGTGTGGCGGACCGGATGCGCCGGCGACTGCGCACGACGCGCGGCCGGGCGATCTACGCGCAGCGGAAGATCACCGTCGAACCGGTCATCGGCCAGATCAAGGGCCGCGGCTTCCGTCGCTTCTCGTTGCGCGGCGTGGAGGGTGTGAAGGGCGAGTTCCAGCTGGTCTGCGCGGTCCACAATCTCGTCAAACTCTGGCGGACCGGGGCGGACGCGATGCGCCGCTGGCGGCGCGGCCCGCAGTTCGCCTATGCCTGA